One window of the Carnobacterium maltaromaticum DSM 20342 genome contains the following:
- a CDS encoding PTS sugar transporter subunit IIA yields the protein MLSLKQSLIENHSIKLGESAETWQEAIAVAAEPLIASGAVERDYPTAIIASTEKFGPYYILMPGMAMPHARPEDGVKRDAFSLVVLKNPVVFSDGKEVSVLITLAATSSNIHTGIAIPQIVAVFELPNIIQRLEQASEVNEILSIIDEADMSAYLNE from the coding sequence ATGCTTTCTTTAAAACAATCATTAATTGAGAATCACTCAATAAAATTAGGTGAATCTGCTGAAACATGGCAGGAAGCAATTGCTGTGGCTGCGGAGCCTTTAATTGCTAGTGGTGCGGTTGAACGAGATTATCCAACTGCCATCATTGCTTCAACAGAAAAGTTTGGTCCTTATTATATTTTAATGCCGGGTATGGCCATGCCTCATGCTAGACCAGAAGATGGAGTGAAGCGGGATGCCTTTAGTTTAGTTGTTTTGAAAAATCCAGTTGTTTTTTCGGATGGGAAAGAAGTTTCAGTACTCATTACATTGGCAGCAACTTCTAGTAATATTCATACAGGCATTGCTATTCCACAAATTGTAGCTGTTTTTGAATTACCAAATATTATTCAACGTTTAGAACAAGCATCAGAGGTTAATGAGATATTAAGCATTATTGATGAGGCGGATATGAGCGCCTACTTAAATGAATAG
- a CDS encoding PTS sugar transporter subunit IIB, giving the protein MLKVLAACGNGMGSSMVIKMKIEKALKELAVTDYKVDYCSVGEAKSQANGYDIVVASQHLIHELDGRTKGTLLGLDNLMDDNEIKTKLAPLV; this is encoded by the coding sequence ATGTTAAAAGTATTAGCAGCATGTGGCAATGGAATGGGTTCAAGTATGGTCATTAAAATGAAAATTGAAAAGGCTTTAAAAGAATTAGCTGTAACGGATTATAAAGTCGATTATTGTAGTGTTGGAGAAGCGAAATCACAAGCAAATGGTTATGATATTGTTGTGGCTTCACAGCATTTGATTCATGAGCTAGACGGTCGTACGAAAGGGACTTTACTTGGTTTAGATAATTTAATGGATGATAATGAAATTAAAACCAAATTGGCTCCGCTAGTTTAA